The following coding sequences lie in one Egibacteraceae bacterium genomic window:
- the ilvA gene encoding threonine ammonia-lyase has product MALVTLEDVTRAAGRLAGVVQQTPVEESRAVSGLAGHPTVLKCEHLQRTGSFKIRGAYNRIAGLSDRERERGVVCSSAGNHAQGVALSAALVGVPATVFMPVGVPLPKLEATRGYGATVVLAGDSYDDAHAAAQAWTREHEATFVHPFDHLDVIAGQGTIGLELLEQVPDLGAVLVPVGGGGLVSGIAAAIKAVRPEVRVIGVQAAGAAAVPASLAAGAPRTLPETTTFADGIAVRTPGALTLAHIAAHVDEVVTVSDEAIARAVLVLVERAKQVVEPAGAAGLAALLEGVTMGAGTVVPVLAGGNVDPLLLARLLQSGLFEEGRYFAFRTRLRDRPGALSHLLALIGDAGANVVAISHHRLGTRLGVLEVEVQIEVEARGHDHIRQLEGSLTAAGYPVS; this is encoded by the coding sequence ATGGCCCTCGTCACCCTGGAAGACGTCACGCGCGCCGCTGGACGGCTCGCCGGTGTGGTGCAGCAGACCCCGGTCGAGGAGTCCCGTGCCGTCAGCGGGCTGGCGGGGCACCCCACCGTGCTGAAGTGCGAGCATCTGCAGCGCACGGGCTCGTTCAAGATCCGCGGGGCCTACAACCGCATCGCGGGACTCTCCGATCGGGAGCGGGAGCGGGGCGTGGTGTGCTCCTCGGCCGGCAACCACGCGCAGGGTGTGGCGCTGTCGGCGGCGCTGGTGGGTGTGCCCGCCACGGTGTTCATGCCCGTCGGTGTGCCGCTGCCCAAGCTTGAGGCCACCCGTGGCTACGGCGCGACGGTGGTGCTCGCCGGCGACAGCTACGACGACGCCCACGCCGCCGCGCAGGCGTGGACGAGGGAGCACGAGGCGACGTTCGTGCACCCCTTCGACCATCTCGATGTCATCGCCGGGCAGGGCACGATCGGCCTGGAGCTGCTCGAGCAGGTGCCCGACCTCGGTGCGGTGCTCGTGCCGGTCGGTGGGGGCGGACTGGTCTCGGGCATTGCGGCGGCGATCAAGGCGGTGCGCCCGGAGGTGCGGGTGATCGGGGTGCAGGCGGCCGGAGCGGCAGCCGTGCCGGCCTCCCTCGCGGCCGGGGCGCCCCGCACGCTGCCGGAGACGACCACCTTCGCCGACGGCATCGCGGTCAGGACACCGGGTGCGTTGACGCTCGCGCACATCGCCGCCCACGTCGACGAGGTCGTCACCGTCAGCGACGAGGCGATCGCCCGAGCCGTGCTCGTGCTGGTGGAGCGGGCCAAGCAGGTCGTCGAGCCGGCTGGTGCGGCCGGGCTGGCGGCGTTGCTCGAGGGGGTGACCATGGGCGCGGGAACCGTCGTGCCGGTGCTCGCCGGCGGCAACGTCGACCCGCTCCTGCTGGCGCGCCTCCTGCAGTCCGGGCTCTTCGAGGAGGGCCGCTACTTCGCCTTCCGCACCCGGCTGCGCGACCGGCCAGGCGCACTGTCGCACCTGCTGGCGCTCATCGGCGACGCCGGCGCGAACGTCGTCGCGATCTCCCACCACCGCCTGGGCACGCGCCTGGGAGTTTTGGAGGTCGAGGTGCAGATCGAGGTCGAGGCGCGCGGCCACGACCACATCCGCCAGCTGGAAGGGTCGCTCACCGCCGCCGGCTACCCCGTCAGCTGA
- a CDS encoding protein meaA produces MSRPKDRPWLMRTYSGHSSASASNALYRSNLAKGQTGLSVAFDLPTQTGYDADHPLARGEVGKVGVPVCSIDDLRTLFDGIPLAGTNTSMTINATAAWLLSLYVGVAREQGADPAALAGTTQNDIIKEYLSRGTYVFPPRQSMRLIADTITYSVREIPRWNPVNVCSYHLQEVGATPEQEVAYALATATAVLDTVRDSGRVADRDFATVVGRISFFVNAGIRFVEEVAKMRAFVELWDELCRERYGVTDPALRRFRYGVQVNSLGLTEAQPENNIARILIEMLAVTLSRDARARAVQLPAWNEALGLPRPWDQQLSLRMQQVLAYETDLLEHDDLFAGSGVMEERTAAITEGAHTEYLRVLELGGAVEAVDYMKAELVRSNARRLARIESGAQTVVGVNAFTGTEPSPLTTGRDAGFLTVDPDAEAEQVARLQSFRAGRDDATAQRSLDAVRRAAAGGDNVMPASIEAALAGVTTGEWTDALREVFGEYRGPTGVAGALGSSDADALAAARRKVKAAEAAVGRKLKLLVGKPGLDGHSSGAEQVAVRARDAGFEVVYEGIRLTPAQIVRAAVDEDVHVVGLSILSGSHAALVPEVVDGLRAQGADVLVVVGGIIPAVDAEAMRRHGVAAVYTPKDYEVSRMVGEIADLVAARATA; encoded by the coding sequence TTGTCCCGTCCCAAGGACCGCCCGTGGCTGATGCGGACCTACTCGGGGCACTCGTCGGCGTCCGCGTCCAACGCCCTGTACCGGTCCAACCTCGCCAAGGGTCAGACCGGCCTGTCGGTGGCGTTCGACCTGCCGACCCAGACCGGCTACGACGCCGACCATCCCCTGGCCCGGGGCGAGGTCGGCAAGGTCGGCGTGCCGGTCTGCTCGATCGACGACCTGCGCACGTTGTTCGACGGCATCCCGCTGGCGGGGACGAACACGTCGATGACCATCAACGCCACGGCGGCGTGGCTGCTGTCGCTGTACGTCGGCGTCGCCCGGGAGCAGGGCGCCGATCCGGCGGCCCTGGCCGGCACGACCCAGAACGACATCATCAAGGAGTACCTGTCGCGGGGCACCTACGTGTTCCCCCCACGGCAGAGCATGCGCCTGATCGCCGACACGATCACCTACAGCGTGCGCGAGATCCCCCGTTGGAACCCGGTCAACGTGTGCAGCTACCACCTGCAGGAGGTCGGCGCCACGCCCGAGCAGGAGGTGGCCTACGCGCTGGCCACCGCCACGGCCGTGCTCGACACGGTGCGCGACTCCGGACGGGTGGCCGACCGCGACTTCGCCACGGTCGTCGGGCGCATCAGCTTCTTCGTCAACGCCGGCATCCGCTTCGTCGAGGAGGTCGCCAAGATGCGGGCCTTCGTCGAGCTGTGGGACGAGCTGTGCCGCGAGCGCTACGGCGTCACCGACCCGGCGCTGCGCCGGTTTCGCTACGGCGTGCAGGTCAACTCGCTGGGCCTGACCGAGGCCCAGCCGGAGAACAACATCGCGCGCATCCTGATCGAGATGCTGGCCGTCACCCTGTCCAGGGACGCACGCGCCCGCGCGGTGCAGCTGCCCGCCTGGAACGAGGCCCTCGGCCTGCCCCGCCCGTGGGACCAGCAGCTGTCGCTGCGCATGCAGCAGGTCCTGGCCTACGAGACCGACCTGCTCGAGCACGACGACCTGTTCGCCGGAAGCGGGGTCATGGAGGAGCGCACCGCAGCCATCACCGAGGGGGCGCACACGGAGTACCTGCGGGTCCTGGAGCTCGGCGGTGCGGTCGAGGCCGTCGACTACATGAAGGCCGAGCTGGTGCGCTCCAACGCCCGGCGGTTGGCCCGCATCGAGTCGGGTGCCCAGACCGTCGTGGGGGTCAACGCCTTCACCGGGACGGAGCCCTCGCCGCTGACCACGGGCCGTGACGCCGGCTTCCTCACCGTGGACCCCGACGCCGAGGCCGAGCAGGTCGCGCGCCTGCAGTCCTTCCGCGCCGGCCGCGACGACGCGACGGCGCAGCGCAGCCTCGACGCGGTCCGACGCGCGGCGGCGGGTGGGGACAACGTGATGCCCGCCTCGATCGAGGCGGCACTGGCCGGGGTCACCACCGGTGAGTGGACCGACGCCTTGCGGGAGGTCTTCGGCGAGTACCGCGGCCCGACCGGGGTCGCCGGCGCGCTCGGGTCGTCGGACGCCGATGCGCTGGCGGCTGCCCGCCGGAAGGTCAAGGCCGCCGAGGCCGCGGTCGGGCGCAAGCTCAAGCTGCTGGTCGGCAAGCCGGGGCTGGACGGGCACTCGTCGGGCGCCGAGCAGGTGGCGGTGCGCGCCCGCGACGCCGGCTTCGAGGTCGTCTACGAGGGCATCCGGCTCACCCCGGCCCAGATCGTGCGCGCAGCCGTCGACGAGGACGTCCACGTCGTGGGCCTGTCGATCCTGTCCGGCTCGCACGCCGCGTTGGTCCCCGAGGTGGTGGACGGCCTGCGGGCCCAGGGTGCCGACGTGCTGGTCGTGGTCGGCGGGATCATCCCGGCCGTGGACGCCGAGGCGATGCGCCGCCACGGCGTCGCTGCTGTCTACACGCCCAAGGACTACGAGGTCAGCCGGATGGTCGGCGAGATCGCCGATCTGGTGGCCGCCCGCGCCACCGCCTGA
- a CDS encoding DNA polymerase codes for MVEPQPYVHATTAAQVTEWLAATDGAAFVAVDTETTGWDPYLDRLLLVQVSAGADRPVLVLDAARVDPRTLQPLLGDERVLKVFHHGSFDLRFLTLAGLEVRRVADTMLAQQLLDGGEKTDAGVGLAGIAGFRLGMRLDKSVRETFSPVSTLTIEQLRYAADDAVATWGVFEQQWRELVGHGLTRVAQLEFGALPVLADLALRGIAFDAPRWHALVGALEAQLPDIERAVQEALVTDESPRDLFGPEPVNLDSPEQVREALARTGVRLDGTREIVLRDHAHHPAVAALLHYRQTRKMTTNWGGDWAERVVHPVTGRVHADWRQIVAGGRIACNDPNLTQVPRDAAYRSCFGGEPERVLVVADYSQQELRILAAVSGDAALTEIFHRGGDLHRTTAAMVFGTEEQSVTDEQRAAAKQLNFGLMYGMGAPGFARATGLDLASARATMERYFTAFPKVAEWLAEAEAVGRRTGRARTALGRVRALATDNGPSLATLSRNAPIQGAGADMTKLALAEVGRRLSARFPGEAPVGQSGLVLVVHDELVAEVPRAEADDARTLVTDGMLAAAREVLGEVPAVVDAVVRSRWGTADA; via the coding sequence ATGGTCGAGCCGCAGCCCTACGTCCACGCCACCACCGCGGCCCAGGTCACCGAGTGGCTCGCGGCCACCGACGGCGCCGCCTTCGTGGCCGTGGACACCGAGACCACGGGCTGGGACCCCTACCTCGACCGGTTGCTCCTCGTGCAGGTCAGCGCGGGGGCGGACCGGCCGGTGCTCGTGCTGGACGCCGCCCGCGTCGACCCGCGCACGCTGCAGCCGCTGCTCGGCGACGAGCGCGTGCTCAAGGTGTTCCACCACGGCTCGTTCGACCTGCGCTTCCTGACCCTCGCCGGGCTGGAGGTCCGCCGGGTGGCCGACACCATGCTCGCCCAGCAGCTCCTCGACGGTGGGGAGAAGACCGACGCCGGGGTCGGGCTGGCGGGCATCGCCGGCTTCCGCCTGGGGATGCGCCTGGACAAGTCCGTGCGTGAGACCTTCTCGCCGGTCAGCACCCTCACCATCGAGCAGCTGCGCTACGCCGCCGACGATGCGGTGGCCACGTGGGGGGTGTTCGAGCAGCAGTGGCGCGAGCTCGTCGGGCACGGCCTCACGCGGGTCGCCCAGCTGGAGTTCGGGGCGCTGCCGGTGCTGGCGGACCTGGCGCTGCGCGGCATCGCCTTCGACGCCCCCCGGTGGCACGCGCTGGTCGGGGCGCTGGAGGCCCAACTGCCGGACATCGAGCGGGCCGTGCAGGAGGCGCTGGTCACCGACGAGAGCCCCCGCGACCTGTTCGGCCCCGAGCCCGTGAACCTGGATTCGCCCGAGCAGGTCCGCGAAGCCCTGGCCCGCACCGGCGTGCGCCTCGACGGCACCCGGGAGATCGTGCTGCGCGACCACGCCCACCACCCGGCCGTGGCCGCCCTGCTGCACTACCGCCAGACCCGCAAGATGACGACCAACTGGGGCGGGGACTGGGCCGAACGTGTGGTCCACCCCGTGACCGGCCGGGTGCACGCCGACTGGCGCCAGATCGTGGCCGGCGGCCGCATCGCGTGCAACGACCCCAACCTCACGCAGGTCCCCCGTGACGCCGCCTATCGGTCCTGCTTCGGGGGGGAGCCCGAGCGCGTGCTGGTCGTGGCCGACTACTCCCAGCAGGAGCTGCGCATCCTGGCGGCGGTCTCGGGCGACGCCGCCCTGACCGAGATCTTCCACCGTGGGGGCGACCTGCACCGCACCACCGCGGCCATGGTCTTCGGCACCGAGGAGCAGTCGGTCACCGACGAGCAGCGGGCCGCCGCCAAGCAGCTGAACTTCGGGCTCATGTACGGCATGGGAGCGCCGGGGTTCGCCCGTGCCACCGGTCTGGACCTCGCGAGCGCCAGGGCGACCATGGAGCGCTACTTCACCGCGTTCCCGAAGGTGGCCGAGTGGCTCGCCGAGGCCGAGGCGGTCGGCAGGCGCACGGGCCGGGCCCGCACCGCGCTGGGCCGGGTGCGGGCGCTGGCCACCGACAACGGACCCAGCCTGGCCACCTTGTCGCGCAATGCGCCGATCCAGGGTGCGGGGGCCGACATGACCAAGCTCGCCCTGGCGGAGGTCGGGCGCCGCCTCTCCGCACGGTTCCCCGGCGAGGCGCCCGTGGGGCAAAGCGGTCTGGTGCTGGTCGTGCACGACGAGCTCGTGGCCGAGGTGCCGCGCGCCGAGGCCGACGATGCCCGCACCCTGGTCACCGACGGGATGCTGGCGGCCGCCAGGGAGGTCCTGGGCGAGGTGCCCGCCGTCGTGGACGCGGTCGTCCGGTCGCGCTGGGGCACCGCGGATGCGTAG
- a CDS encoding thiolase family protein codes for MAELRDAVYIDGVRLPIGRAKPDGYYALTRADDMAVRTIRALLERNQSLDPARVDDNVWAATSQTGDQGLTLGRSTAVLAGLPESVPGYAIDRMCAGALTAITNGANAIRVGAQDVVIAGGVEHMGHHPMGENVDPNPRFLSEKLVDPSALVMGNTAENLHDKVPDITREQADAYALQSQERVAKAWADGAFDDHVIPMTVWSEDGWRVVTRDEHPRPGITMEDLSRLRTVFREGGRVTPGNAAGLNDGAGATLLTSSRAAEEMGLSARMRLVDYTFVGVEPETMGWGPVPATEQLLQRNDLTIDDIDDVEMNEAFAVQCVAFLNHFGLPHDTTKVNPYGGAIALGHPLAMSGARLTQQLAHFFATNDDARYGITTLCIGLGMGASVLWERI; via the coding sequence ATGGCCGAGCTGCGCGACGCGGTCTACATCGATGGAGTCCGCCTACCGATCGGTCGGGCCAAGCCCGACGGGTACTACGCCCTGACGCGGGCCGACGACATGGCGGTGCGCACGATCCGTGCACTGCTGGAGCGCAACCAGAGCCTCGACCCGGCGCGCGTGGACGACAACGTGTGGGCCGCGACGTCGCAGACCGGCGACCAGGGGCTCACCCTCGGGCGGTCCACCGCGGTGCTCGCCGGCCTGCCGGAGTCGGTGCCCGGCTACGCGATCGACCGCATGTGCGCCGGCGCGCTGACCGCCATCACCAACGGGGCTAACGCGATCCGCGTCGGCGCGCAGGACGTGGTGATCGCCGGGGGCGTCGAGCACATGGGGCACCACCCGATGGGCGAGAACGTCGACCCCAACCCGCGGTTCCTGTCGGAGAAGCTGGTGGACCCCTCGGCGCTGGTCATGGGCAACACCGCGGAGAACCTCCACGACAAGGTCCCCGACATCACCCGTGAGCAGGCCGACGCCTACGCCCTGCAGTCCCAGGAGCGGGTGGCCAAGGCGTGGGCGGACGGTGCGTTCGACGACCACGTGATCCCCATGACGGTGTGGAGCGAGGACGGGTGGCGGGTCGTCACCCGGGACGAGCACCCCCGGCCCGGCATCACCATGGAGGACCTCAGCCGTCTGCGGACGGTGTTCCGCGAGGGCGGTCGCGTCACCCCCGGCAACGCCGCCGGGTTGAACGACGGCGCCGGCGCAACCCTGCTCACCAGCAGCAGAGCCGCCGAGGAGATGGGCCTGTCCGCCAGGATGCGCCTGGTCGACTACACCTTCGTCGGGGTGGAACCCGAGACGATGGGGTGGGGGCCGGTGCCCGCGACCGAGCAGCTCCTCCAGCGCAACGACCTCACCATCGACGACATCGACGACGTCGAGATGAACGAGGCCTTCGCCGTCCAGTGCGTGGCGTTCCTGAACCACTTCGGCCTGCCCCACGACACGACGAAGGTCAACCCCTACGGTGGAGCGATCGCGTTGGGTCACCCCCTGGCCATGTCGGGTGCGCGGCTCACCCAGCAGCTCGCCCACTTCTTCGCGACCAACGATGACGCGCGCTATGGCATCACGACGCTGTGCATCGGCCTCGGCATGGGCGCCAGCGTCCTCTGGGAACGGATCTAG
- a CDS encoding 3-hydroxyacyl-CoA dehydrogenase NAD-binding domain-containing protein yields MATTPVTQFKVTYFDAARAGRLAILTMDNGEDYKKPTTFGSEALRSLSDALDELEGQSDLKGVLLTGKQFIFAVGADLKSFHGADEAFARGAAEGGHTVFRRLAALPVPTLAAINGACMGGGLEIALHCDYRTLSTGAAAIAFPEVFLSIFPAWGGTQLAPRLIGADNALQVIVHNALNNNTVLKPAAAFELGLADRLIEAVDFLDQSVALLERLVTGEERIERAEPATDTLDAALAGAREAADNRVHGATRAPYLAIDLIEHAARGGDLDEGYRMEADGLAELLPSRQAQAAVYSFELTQQRVKRQPWRPDAEARRVRKVGVVGSGLMGAQLGALFLQRLEVPLVMKDIDQGVLDQARGHIEGELDKRVQRGRMGEGKARFLKGIVTYTLENEPLAGSDFVIEAVLERMDLKQRIFADVERVVDPEAVLATNTSSLSVTEMASQLEHPERVVGFHFFNPVAVLPFLEIVQGGATNDTALATAFEVSKGLRKSGVRCADTPAFIVNRLLTRFNAACIEALRHGNDFTEIDDAIKELGLPMGPFELLGFVGLKVAFHTAETLHDAYPERFPIDASFRRLAELDVDGIYDWSKGRVPHDAVRDAVVVDADVEKLTGEAIRQRAVEALADEVKIMLDEGVVADARDIDTGLLLGAGWPFFMGGICLYLDQTGLSDKLFGQRLVGERDLAVG; encoded by the coding sequence ATGGCAACCACACCCGTGACGCAGTTCAAGGTCACCTACTTCGATGCCGCCCGCGCCGGGCGCCTCGCCATCCTCACCATGGACAACGGTGAGGACTACAAGAAGCCGACCACGTTCGGCTCCGAGGCGCTGCGGTCGCTGTCCGACGCGCTCGACGAGCTCGAGGGGCAGTCCGACCTGAAGGGGGTGCTGCTCACCGGCAAGCAGTTCATCTTCGCGGTCGGCGCCGACCTCAAGAGCTTCCACGGTGCCGACGAGGCGTTCGCCCGCGGGGCGGCCGAGGGCGGGCACACGGTGTTCCGCCGGCTGGCCGCCCTGCCGGTCCCGACCCTGGCGGCCATCAACGGGGCCTGCATGGGCGGTGGGTTGGAGATCGCCCTGCACTGCGACTACCGGACCCTGTCCACGGGGGCCGCCGCCATCGCCTTCCCCGAGGTGTTCCTGTCCATCTTCCCGGCGTGGGGCGGCACCCAGCTCGCGCCCCGGCTGATCGGGGCGGACAACGCGCTGCAGGTCATCGTGCACAACGCGCTGAACAACAACACGGTGCTCAAGCCCGCCGCGGCCTTCGAGCTGGGCCTCGCCGACCGGCTGATCGAGGCCGTCGACTTCCTGGACCAATCGGTCGCCCTGCTCGAGCGCCTGGTCACGGGCGAGGAGCGCATCGAGCGCGCCGAGCCGGCCACGGACACCCTCGACGCCGCGCTCGCCGGGGCACGCGAGGCCGCGGACAACCGGGTGCATGGGGCGACCCGCGCTCCCTACCTCGCCATCGACCTGATCGAGCACGCGGCTCGTGGCGGTGACCTCGACGAGGGTTACCGGATGGAGGCCGACGGCCTGGCGGAGCTCCTGCCCTCCCGCCAGGCGCAGGCCGCCGTCTACAGCTTCGAGCTCACCCAGCAGCGGGTGAAGCGCCAGCCGTGGCGGCCCGACGCGGAGGCACGCCGGGTCCGCAAGGTCGGCGTGGTGGGCTCGGGTCTCATGGGGGCGCAGCTCGGGGCGCTGTTCCTGCAGCGCCTCGAGGTCCCGCTCGTCATGAAGGACATCGACCAGGGCGTCCTCGACCAGGCGCGTGGGCACATCGAGGGCGAGCTCGACAAGCGTGTGCAGCGCGGCCGAATGGGGGAGGGCAAGGCGCGTTTCCTGAAGGGAATCGTCACCTACACCCTGGAGAACGAGCCGCTTGCGGGCAGCGACTTCGTCATCGAGGCCGTGCTCGAGCGCATGGATCTCAAGCAGCGGATCTTCGCCGACGTCGAGCGTGTCGTCGACCCGGAGGCGGTCCTTGCCACCAACACCTCGTCGCTGTCGGTGACGGAGATGGCCTCGCAGCTGGAGCATCCCGAACGGGTCGTCGGCTTCCACTTCTTCAACCCCGTCGCGGTCCTGCCGTTCCTGGAGATCGTGCAGGGCGGTGCCACCAACGACACCGCCCTGGCCACCGCCTTCGAGGTCTCCAAGGGACTGCGCAAGTCCGGGGTGCGATGCGCCGACACGCCGGCGTTCATCGTCAACCGCCTGCTGACCCGCTTCAACGCCGCCTGCATCGAAGCGCTGCGCCACGGCAACGACTTCACCGAGATCGACGACGCCATCAAGGAGCTCGGGTTGCCGATGGGCCCGTTCGAGCTGCTCGGCTTCGTGGGCCTGAAGGTCGCGTTCCACACGGCCGAGACGCTGCACGACGCCTACCCGGAGCGCTTCCCGATCGATGCGAGCTTCCGGCGCCTGGCCGAGCTCGACGTCGACGGGATCTACGACTGGAGCAAGGGGCGGGTGCCCCACGACGCGGTGCGCGACGCGGTGGTGGTCGACGCGGACGTCGAGAAGCTCACCGGCGAGGCCATCCGCCAGCGCGCCGTCGAAGCCCTCGCGGACGAGGTCAAGATCATGCTCGACGAGGGTGTGGTTGCCGACGCCCGCGATATCGACACGGGCCTGCTGCTCGGCGCGGGCTGGCCGTTCTTCATGGGCGGGATCTGCCTGTACCTGGACCAGACCGGGTTGTCTGACAAGCTCTTCGGTCAGCGCCTGGTCGGTGAGCGCGACCTGGCCGTCGGCTAG
- a CDS encoding heparan-alpha-glucosaminide N-acetyltransferase domain-containing protein, with translation MTEPDAAPKHRMLGLDVARALAIIGMVMVHFGPTRSDEDLLGRLYGMTHGRASILFVVLAGIGVSLLAGDRSLQRLRSAGARLAFRALLLLPMGLALQELDVNVLVILQYYALYFLVAFLLVPLGDRVVLAVAAVAMVGGPVTYIGLWRAQPEWFASRVPAAWSDGAGEIIRDLLLTGSYPVLTWIGPVLFGLWLGRQDLRSTAVRVRLVVGGAVTAGVAYGTSTVLTARYGAPTIAPAWDELLVAEAHSQMPLWLLGATGVATAVVGASLLVSTRLPRGTWPLAATGQLALTVYVGHLLVLGFEPDLLVRETVEGAVRTVGAFTAVTVVLCSAWRAVLSRGPLEAVLRLPWAWRPRPRETPG, from the coding sequence ATGACCGAGCCGGACGCCGCGCCGAAGCACCGGATGCTCGGCTTGGACGTCGCCCGCGCCCTGGCGATCATCGGCATGGTCATGGTGCACTTCGGTCCGACGAGGTCCGACGAGGACCTGCTCGGCCGCCTGTACGGGATGACGCACGGACGCGCGTCCATCCTCTTCGTCGTGCTCGCCGGGATCGGCGTGTCACTGCTCGCCGGGGACCGGTCGCTGCAACGCCTGCGCTCCGCGGGAGCGCGGCTGGCCTTCCGGGCCCTGCTCCTGCTGCCGATGGGACTGGCGTTGCAGGAGCTCGACGTCAACGTGCTCGTCATCCTGCAGTACTACGCGCTCTACTTCCTGGTCGCGTTCCTGCTCGTGCCGTTGGGCGACCGGGTGGTGCTCGCCGTCGCGGCCGTGGCGATGGTCGGGGGTCCCGTCACCTACATCGGGCTCTGGCGCGCGCAGCCCGAGTGGTTCGCCTCGCGGGTCCCGGCCGCGTGGAGCGACGGCGCGGGCGAGATCATCCGCGACCTGCTGCTCACCGGTTCGTACCCGGTCCTCACCTGGATCGGCCCGGTGCTGTTCGGCCTGTGGCTCGGCCGCCAGGACCTGCGGTCCACCGCCGTGCGGGTGCGCCTGGTCGTCGGCGGGGCCGTGACCGCCGGCGTCGCCTACGGGACCTCGACGGTGCTGACGGCCCGCTACGGGGCACCGACGATCGCGCCCGCCTGGGACGAGCTGCTGGTGGCCGAGGCGCACAGCCAGATGCCCCTCTGGCTCCTCGGTGCCACGGGCGTCGCCACCGCGGTGGTGGGCGCGAGCCTGCTCGTGTCCACCCGGCTGCCCCGCGGCACCTGGCCGCTCGCGGCCACCGGGCAGCTCGCCCTGACCGTCTACGTCGGCCATCTGCTCGTCCTGGGGTTCGAGCCCGACCTCCTCGTGCGGGAGACGGTCGAGGGCGCCGTGCGCACCGTCGGCGCCTTCACCGCCGTGACGGTCGTGCTCTGCTCGGCGTGGCGTGCGGTGCTGTCCCGCGGCCCGCTGGAGGCCGTCCTGCGCCTGCCGTGGGCGTGGCGCCCACGGCCGCGCGAGACGCCGGGCTAG
- a CDS encoding SPFH domain-containing protein: MFDFIAESPLVAGILGAVILLVLVGYLIVRRVQVGGPNEAFIITGRKGRPVKNPETGEVSTDMSGQRVIMGASVFVLPFVQKLHVMDLRSRRISVRITGAVSEQGIKCDLEGVALVKVGGNEDAIRAAAQRFLTQQEGIEEFTQEVLAGSLRAIVGRLAVEAIIKDRAAFASAVAEEAETSLTNQGLTLDTFQLQDIQAEGTYLADLGRPEAARVEQDAKIAEAKAGQASEQERLRAEEQIAIAERALELKKAEIRAETDEANARAAASGPLQAAARDQEVIAEQEQVAVRQAALKDRQLDTEIRKPADAQRYQVEQEAEGRRNAAIFDADAEKARRSRMAEAVELEGRADAAAILARGKAEADAREKNAKAFQLYNDAAVIELISGVLPDVVRSASEPISAVEKMTVISTDGASQLTRNVATNVEQGLQVGSDLLGLDLRALLSRLGKPDDRSDALSHVKRPGGDGDGEPETRDG, encoded by the coding sequence ATGTTCGACTTCATCGCCGAGAGCCCCCTGGTCGCCGGCATCCTCGGCGCGGTCATCCTGCTCGTGCTGGTGGGCTACCTGATCGTCCGCCGCGTCCAGGTGGGTGGGCCCAACGAGGCCTTCATCATCACCGGGCGCAAGGGCCGGCCGGTCAAGAACCCCGAGACCGGCGAGGTCTCCACGGACATGTCCGGGCAGCGGGTGATCATGGGCGCGAGCGTCTTCGTGCTGCCGTTCGTGCAGAAGCTGCACGTCATGGACCTGCGCAGCCGGCGCATCTCCGTGCGCATCACCGGGGCGGTCAGCGAGCAGGGCATCAAGTGCGACCTGGAGGGGGTCGCCCTCGTGAAGGTCGGGGGGAACGAGGATGCGATCCGAGCGGCGGCGCAGCGCTTCCTGACCCAGCAGGAGGGCATCGAGGAGTTCACCCAGGAGGTCCTGGCCGGCTCGCTGCGCGCCATCGTCGGGCGCCTGGCGGTCGAGGCGATCATCAAGGACCGGGCGGCGTTCGCCTCCGCTGTCGCCGAGGAGGCCGAGACCTCGCTGACCAACCAGGGCCTGACGCTCGACACCTTCCAATTGCAGGACATCCAGGCCGAGGGCACCTACCTCGCCGACCTCGGACGCCCGGAGGCGGCCCGCGTCGAGCAGGACGCCAAGATCGCCGAGGCCAAGGCCGGCCAGGCCAGCGAGCAGGAGCGGCTGCGCGCCGAGGAGCAGATCGCCATCGCCGAGCGCGCCCTGGAGCTCAAGAAGGCCGAGATCCGCGCCGAGACCGACGAGGCCAACGCCCGTGCCGCTGCCTCGGGCCCCTTGCAGGCGGCCGCCCGCGACCAGGAGGTCATCGCCGAGCAGGAGCAGGTCGCCGTGCGCCAGGCCGCCCTGAAGGACCGCCAGCTGGACACCGAGATCCGCAAGCCGGCGGACGCGCAGCGCTACCAGGTCGAGCAGGAGGCGGAGGGGCGGCGCAACGCCGCCATCTTCGACGCCGACGCGGAGAAGGCCCGCCGCTCCCGCATGGCGGAGGCGGTGGAGCTCGAAGGTCGCGCCGATGCCGCCGCGATCCTCGCCCGCGGCAAGGCCGAGGCCGACGCTCGGGAGAAGAACGCCAAGGCATTCCAGCTCTACAACGACGCCGCGGTGATCGAGCTGATCTCCGGCGTGCTGCCCGATGTCGTCCGCAGTGCCAGCGAGCCGATCTCGGCGGTGGAGAAGATGACGGTGATCTCGACCGACGGTGCCTCGCAGCTGACCCGCAACGTGGCGACCAACGTCGAGCAGGGCCTGCAGGTGGGGTCGGACCTGCTGGGCCTGGACCTGCGCGCGCTGCTGTCGCGGCTCGGCAAGCCCGACGACCGCAGCGATGCCCTGTCGCACGTCAAGCGTCCCGGCGGCGACGGCGATGGCGAGCCAGAGACCCGGGACGGCTGA